The following are encoded in a window of Mycobacteroides chelonae CCUG 47445 genomic DNA:
- the prfA gene encoding peptide chain release factor 1 has protein sequence MSETPLIDAMLAEHAELEKQLADPALHADPGAARKAGRRFAMLSPIVATHRKLVSARDDLATARELSADDPSFADEVTELESSIAELETQLSDMLAPRDPHDGDDILLEVKSGEGGEESALFAADLARMYIRYAERHGWKVTVLDETESDLGGYKDATLAIASKGDTADGVWSRLKFEGGVHRVQRVPVTESQGRVHTSAAGVLVYPEPEEVEEIQIDESDLRIDVYRSSGKGGQGVNTTDSAVRITHLPTGIVVTCQNERSQLQNKARAMQVLAARLQALAEEQAQADASAGRASQIRTVDRSERIRTYNFPENRITDHRVGFKAHNLDQVLDGDLDALFDALAVADRKARLQEA, from the coding sequence GCCGAGCACGCTGAACTGGAGAAGCAACTGGCCGACCCGGCGTTGCACGCGGATCCTGGTGCGGCGCGCAAGGCCGGACGCCGGTTCGCGATGCTCTCGCCGATCGTCGCTACCCACCGCAAGCTGGTCTCCGCCCGGGATGATCTGGCCACCGCCCGTGAGTTGTCGGCGGACGATCCCTCGTTTGCCGACGAGGTGACCGAGCTGGAATCCTCGATCGCCGAGCTGGAGACGCAGCTCTCGGACATGCTCGCGCCCCGCGACCCCCATGACGGTGACGACATCCTCCTCGAAGTGAAATCTGGTGAGGGAGGCGAGGAGTCGGCGCTGTTCGCCGCCGACCTGGCCCGGATGTACATCCGGTACGCCGAGCGGCATGGCTGGAAGGTCACCGTTCTGGACGAGACCGAATCCGACCTCGGCGGCTACAAAGACGCCACCTTGGCCATCGCCAGCAAGGGAGATACCGCCGACGGCGTCTGGTCGCGGCTCAAGTTCGAAGGCGGTGTGCACCGCGTCCAGCGTGTGCCTGTCACCGAATCCCAAGGGCGCGTGCACACCTCGGCAGCCGGAGTGCTGGTCTATCCGGAGCCGGAAGAGGTAGAAGAAATCCAGATCGACGAGTCGGACCTTCGGATCGACGTCTATCGCTCCTCGGGCAAGGGTGGCCAGGGCGTCAACACCACCGACTCGGCGGTCCGCATCACGCACCTGCCGACCGGGATCGTGGTGACCTGCCAAAACGAGCGTTCTCAGCTGCAGAACAAGGCCCGCGCCATGCAGGTGCTGGCGGCGCGGCTGCAGGCGCTCGCCGAGGAGCAGGCGCAGGCCGACGCCTCCGCCGGTCGGGCCAGCCAGATCCGCACGGTGGATCGCAGCGAGCGCATCCGCACCTACAACTTCCCGGAGAACCGCATCACCGATCACCGCGTGGGGTTCAAGGCGCACAACCTTGACCAGGTGCTCGACGGTGACCTCGATGCACTGTTCGATGCGCTGGCAGTGGCCGATCGGAAGGCACGCCTGCAGGAGGCGTGA
- the prmC gene encoding peptide chain release factor N(5)-glutamine methyltransferase: MSALRQLIAEAVESLSGAGVSSPQVDAEELAAHLLGVSRTRLRFAEIAPGFSESYRDLVAARVQRIPLQHLTGNAAFGPVEVSVGPGVFIPRPETESLYAWATGKLMPHATAVELCAGSAALAIALSHDEPAARILAIELDDQALVYTRRNTAGTPVEVIQADVTSPALLRELDGTVDLIVANPPYIPEDAELEPEVAQHDPPLALFAGFDGLTVIASIVTAAGRLLAPGGHIGVEHDDTNGEGTRELFTASGLFDEVVQRHDLAGRPRFVTARRKSPAS, encoded by the coding sequence ATGAGCGCGTTGCGTCAGCTGATCGCCGAGGCGGTCGAATCGCTCTCTGGGGCAGGAGTTTCCAGTCCGCAGGTAGACGCCGAAGAGCTCGCAGCCCATCTGCTTGGAGTCTCGCGAACCCGATTGCGCTTCGCTGAGATCGCCCCTGGTTTCTCCGAGAGTTACCGCGACCTGGTGGCGGCACGCGTGCAGCGGATTCCCTTGCAACACTTGACCGGAAACGCCGCATTTGGCCCCGTCGAGGTGTCGGTGGGCCCGGGCGTGTTCATCCCGCGTCCGGAGACGGAATCTCTGTATGCCTGGGCAACAGGGAAATTGATGCCGCACGCCACGGCTGTCGAGCTGTGTGCCGGGTCTGCGGCGCTGGCGATCGCGCTGTCGCATGACGAGCCCGCCGCACGCATCCTCGCGATCGAACTCGACGATCAGGCACTGGTCTACACGCGGCGTAACACCGCTGGAACTCCGGTCGAGGTGATCCAGGCCGATGTGACCTCACCCGCGCTGTTGAGGGAGCTCGATGGAACGGTCGATCTGATCGTCGCCAACCCGCCCTACATCCCCGAAGACGCCGAATTGGAGCCGGAAGTGGCGCAGCATGATCCGCCGTTGGCGCTTTTTGCGGGGTTCGACGGGCTTACCGTCATCGCGTCAATCGTGACCGCCGCAGGCCGGCTCCTTGCCCCCGGAGGCCACATCGGTGTTGAGCATGACGACACCAACGGTGAGGGAACACGCGAGTTGTTCACGGCCAGTGGACTGTTCGATGAGGTTGTGCAGCGGCACGACCTGGCGGGCCGCCCGAGATTTGTCACCGCACGCCGCAAATCTCCGGCGTCATAG